The Nitrospirales bacterium genome includes a window with the following:
- a CDS encoding response regulator, with translation MKRLLIVDDEQDHRLVLQDMLQSHDYMCDEANDGIMAAEKLLRYSYDLVVTDCNMPRMDGLQLIDYMSDHPSLRTLPVILVTGVMPCLSARVRGNTNLRAVHTKPYDIKRLLASIAKASHEAACEIPLAG, from the coding sequence ATGAAACGTCTTCTAATTGTCGATGATGAACAGGATCATCGGTTGGTGTTGCAAGACATGCTTCAAAGTCACGACTATATGTGTGATGAAGCTAATGACGGCATCATGGCGGCCGAAAAACTGTTGAGGTACTCGTATGATCTGGTGGTGACCGACTGCAATATGCCCAGGATGGATGGTCTGCAGCTTATCGATTACATGTCTGACCATCCGAGTCTTCGCACGCTTCCGGTCATCCTTGTCACCGGCGTGATGCCTTGCTTGAGTGCGCGGGTTCGGGGCAACACAAACCTAAGAGCTGTGCATACCAAACCCTATGACATCAAAAGACTGTTGGCGTCTATAGCCAAAGCTTCTCATGAGGCAGCATGCGAAATCCCATTAGCTGGATAA